One stretch of Callospermophilus lateralis isolate mCalLat2 chromosome 11, mCalLat2.hap1, whole genome shotgun sequence DNA includes these proteins:
- the LOC143642317 gene encoding uncharacterized protein C12orf71 homolog: MTVNIYRRKKLRSYGSLMAAASSRTPKFSEPRLLRVALLSYWIQYLKDFRVQRDWAFELLDPMDDSSSGSSCSDIEQSVSESSSHQSLSIGYFPSEENVDSEAITPGEDVTSEDPSLPPDQGPWGTQSVRGPMGRRNEIQEKPEELGKEDIDEVVNAYLHSLQEDSAPNLAQSDDDQRMDKYQKETTTQTVWELDDFSKTIMEWLDNLNYDEDDDPVLSYSLQEEDIQLSISVSSQMLQVSPEEEEEACIPQENGDIKQFLKMPPELEEDEIVEMESQEPGTAKSSPGSSEQSEEGDLPSDKERTSCMNFQGFFHWLRKRFVSSLPGRKHRREKAKKVSCCWR; this comes from the exons ATGACTGTCAACATATACAGGCGGAAGAAACTGAGGTCATATGGTTCactgatggcagcagcttcctccaggaCG CCAAAGTTCTCAGAACCCAGGCTTCTGAGAGTTGCACTTCTCAGTTACTGGATTCAGTACCTGAAGGACTTCAG GGTCCAAAGAGACTGGGCATTTGAGCTCTTGGACCCCATGGACGACTCGTCCTCTGGCAGCAGCTGCTCTGACATAGAGCAGTCCGTTTCAGAATCCAGTTCCCACCAGAGCCTCTCTATAGGCTATTTCCCCTCCGAGGAAAACGTTGACAGTGAGGCTATCACACCGGGTGAAGATGTGACCTCTGaggatccctccctccctcctgaccAAGGGCCATGGGGAACCCAAAGTGTAAGAGGACCCATGGGGAGAAGAAATGAAATTCAGGAGAAGCCAGAGGAGCTGGGCAAAGAAGACATCGACGAGGTCGTGAATGCCTATCTGCACAGCCTCCAAGAAGACTCAGCACCTAACTTGGCTCAAAGTGACGATGACCAGAGGATGGACAAGTACCAAAAGGAAACAACAACCCAGACTGTCTGGGAACTGGATGATTTCTCGAAAACTATTATGGAATGGCTAGACAATCTGAATTATGATGAAGATGATGACCCAGTACTCTCTTATTCTCTTCAGGAGGAAGATATCCAGCTGTCCATCAGTGTGTCTTCCCAGATGCTTCAGGTCAGTcccgaagaagaggaggaggcttGTATACCACAAGAAAATGGAGACATCAAGCAGTTCCTAAAAATGCCTCCTGAACTTGAGGAGGATGAAATTGTTGAG ATGGAAAGCCAGGAGCCTGGCACTGCAAAGAGCTCCCCAGGGTCATCAGAGCAGTCAGAGGAGGGGGACCTGCCTTCAGATAAAGAACGCACTTCCTGTATGAATTTCCAGGGCTTTTTCCATTGGCTCAGGAAGCGATTTGTGTCCTCCCTGCCAGGGAGAAAGCACCGCCGTGAGAAGGCCAAGAAGGTCTCATGCTGCTGGCGCTAA